A single genomic interval of Malania oleifera isolate guangnan ecotype guangnan chromosome 11, ASM2987363v1, whole genome shotgun sequence harbors:
- the LOC131167303 gene encoding glutathione S-transferase U8-like, whose translation MADRIKMGEEVKVLGVWASPFSKRVEIALKLKGIPYDCIEEEDIHGKKSELLLKSNPVHKKIPVFFHAGKSIAESLVILEYVDETWKSNPILPQDPYQRAMARFWAKFIDEKCMLAIWKAYQGDGKALEEAHGYLEILENELKDKRFFGGESIGFLDIAAIFIGYWMGVIEETRTVKLLTNEKHPNLCKWSEEFVGVVKEYLPPRDKLAAYFKTLFVTTHGSK comes from the exons ATGGCAGATCGAATTAAGATGGGAGAAGAAGTGAAGGTGCTGGGAGTGTGGGCTAGCCCATTCAGCAAGAGGGTGGAGATTGCCCTTAAGCTCAAGGGCATACCCTACGACTGcatagaagaagaagacatacaTGGCAAGAAAAGCGAGTTGCTGCTGAAGTCGAACCCAGTTCACAAGAAGATTCCGGTTTTCTTCCACGCCGGAAAATCCATCGCCGAGTCACTTGTGATTCTTGAGTACGTGGATGAGACATGGAAGTCCAATCCCATCTTGCCTCAAGACCCATATCAGAGAGCCATGGCTCGTTTCTGGGCTAAGTTCATTGATGAAAAG TGTATGCTTGCAATTTGGAAAGCTTATCAAGGTGATGGGAAAGCATTGGAAGAAGCACATGGTTATCTAGAAATACTTGAAAATGAGCTCAAAGATAAGAGATTTTTTGGAGGAGAGTCAATTGGATTCTTGGATATCGCTGCCATCTTCATAGGATATTGGATGGGAGTAATTGAAGAAACGCGCACAGTAAAATTGTTGACAAATGAAAAGCATCCCAACTTGTGCAAATGGTCTGAAGAGTTTGTCGGTGTTGTCAAGGAGTATCTACCTCCTAGGGATAAACTAGCTGCCTACTTCAAAACTCTCTTCGTGACTACCCATGGTTCTAAATAA
- the LOC131167304 gene encoding glutathione S-transferase U8-like: protein MADRIKMGEEVKVLGEWGSPFSQRVEIALKLKGIPYDCMEEEDVYGNKSELLLKSNPVHKKIPVFFHAGKSIAESLVILEYVDETWKSNPILPQDPYQRAMARFWANFIDEKCMLAIWKAYQGDGKALEEAHGYLEILENELKDKRFFGGESIGFVDITAIVIGYWMGAIEETHTVKMLTNEKHPNLCKWSEEFVGVVKEYLPPRDKLVAFFKTLYKATHGSK from the exons atggcaGATCGAATTAAGATGGGAGAAGAAGTGAAGGTGCTGGGAGAGTGGGGTAGCCCATTTAGCCAGAGGGTGGAGATTGCCCTTAAACTCAAGGGCATACCCTACGACTGCATGGAAGAAGAAGACGTATATGGCAACAAAAGCGAGTTGCTGCTGAAGTCGAACCCGGTTCACAAGAAGATTCCGGTTTTCTTCCATGCCGGAAAATCCATTGCCGAGTCACTTGTGATTCTTGAGTACGTGGATGAGACATGGAAGTCCAATCCCATCTTGCCTCAAGACCCATATCAGAGAGCCATGGCTCGTTTCTGGGCTAATTTCATTGATGAAAAG TGTATGCTTGCAATTTGGAAAGCTTATCAAGGTGATGGCAAAGCATTGGAAGAAGCACATGGTTATCTAGAAATACTTGAAAATGAGCTCAAAGATAAGAGATTTTTTGGAGGAGAGTCGATTGGATTCGTGGATATTACTGCCATCGTCATAGGATATTGGATGGGAGCAATTGAAGAAACACACACAGTAAAAATGTTGACAAATGAAAAGCATCCCAACTTGTGCAAATGGTCTGAAGAGTTTGTCGGTGTTGTCAAGGAGTATCTACCTCCTAGGGATAAGCTAGTTGCTTTCTTCAAAACTCTCTACAAGGCTACCCATGGTTCTAAATAA